TGGCCCCTCTGGTGGTTCCCGCGAAACGGTGACCTGCAGGCGAAGAACTGATCGGTCTCCTTTTTAACCAGCCAATCAGCTAAAGCGGAATTATTATAAGGTAACACGAGCCACAGATACACAAATTAATGTACATAATAAAGCGACTGGGACAAGCATTTGTTACGTTCATCGCGGTAATCACGGTGACGTTTGGACTGATACGGGCGATACCGGGCGGACCGGCGGACCACATCAGAGCACAAGTCATGCGGAACCGCGGGGCGGACGGCGTGAGCATGGCCGAAATCAACTCGCTGACCGAGGCGTACACGAACTACGATCCCTCGACTCCGGTGTACGTTCAGTACTTCGATTACGTTACGAACATCCTGCAAGGGGATCTGGGCCAATCGATGTCGTTCGCCGGCAAGAGCGTCAGCGAACTCATCATCAAGGCCGCCCCGTGGACGATCTTCCTGCTCACGATGGCGATCCTGCTCACGTTCGCGATCGGTATCGTGCTCGGCGCGGTCATGGCGTACCGAGAAGGGAGCCGATTCGACACCGGGTCGACGGTCTTCGCGATGTTCCTGAACTCGGTCCCCTACTACGTCGCGGCGATCTTCCTGGTGTACCTCCTCTCTATTCAGTTGAGTATCTTCCCGCAGTCGGGGAACTACGCCATCGGGATAGAGCCGGGACTGACGCCCATCTTTATCTCCGACGTATTCTACCACGCGACGCTTCCGATCGCGTCCCTCGTTCTCACCGGATTCGGCGGGGTCGCGATTACGATGCGAGGGAACTCGATCCAAGAGATCGGGGAGGACTACATCCGGGTAGCACACCTCCGAGGCGTCCCCGGACGCCGGATCGCGGTCCGGTACGTCGGTCGGAACGCGCTGCTGCCGATGTACACCAACCTGATGATCTCCGTCGGATTCATGTTCGGTGGCTCGGTCATCCTCGAAGAGATCTTCGCCTACCCCGGCCTGGGAAGCTACCTCCTGCAAGCGATCCACGCCCGCGATTACCCGCTCATGATGGGGATCTTCCTCGTCATCACCGCTGCCGTTCTGCTCTGTATCCTGATCGCGGATCTCACCTACGGGATGATCGATCCGCGAGTCAGCGAGGGCGAAGGCAAGGAGGCCTACTGAGAGGTGACATTCGATGGCTGAAACCAATTCAACGTTCGACGCGACCGACGACCGCGACAGCACGAGTGACGGATCGACGGCCACCCGTTCGGAACTATACAAGGAATGGATCGACGTGGCCGTCCTCGCCCCGCTACGGATCGCCTGGAACGACTGGCGAACGAAGGCCGGTTCGCTCATCGTCCTGTTCTACGTACTGATGGGAACGGTCGGCCTCTATCTCGTTCCCGCTCCGTCGCAAGGACAGGGACCGCGACTGGCAGGCCCCTTCGAGAGTATGTCGTATCCGCTTGGAACGACCCAACTCGGGACGAGCCTCCTCTCGGAGCTCGTCTACTCGACACCGCCAGTGCTGAAGATGATTCTGGCCGGCGCGGTGTTCTCAACGATCATGGCGACGATCGTCGGGACCATCTCGGGATACAAGGGTGGGGCCGTCGATACTGTCCTCACAACGTTCACGGACATCGCCATGACCATTCCCGGTCTGCCCCTGATCATCCTCCTGATCGCCGTCTTCGAACCGGAGAGTCCGTATCTGATCGGCATCTTCCTCACGATCAACGCGTGGGCCGGTCTCGCGCGGTCGATCAGGTCACAGGTGCTCTCGATCAGGGACCACTCCTACGTCGAAGTCTCTCGAATCATGGGTGCATCCACGCCGAAAATCATCGTGGATGACGTCCTGCCGAACATCATGCCCTACGTGCTGATCAACTTCGTCAACTCCGCACGTGGGGTCATCTTCGGTGCAGTCGCGCTGTTCTACCTCGGGCTCCTCAGTGGCTTCTCGTCCAACTGGGGGATCACACTCAACGAGGCGTATACCAACGCAGCGATCTACTCGTTAGACGCCGTTCACTGGCTACTCTTCCC
This sequence is a window from Natrinema amylolyticum. Protein-coding genes within it:
- a CDS encoding ABC transporter permease, translating into MYIIKRLGQAFVTFIAVITVTFGLIRAIPGGPADHIRAQVMRNRGADGVSMAEINSLTEAYTNYDPSTPVYVQYFDYVTNILQGDLGQSMSFAGKSVSELIIKAAPWTIFLLTMAILLTFAIGIVLGAVMAYREGSRFDTGSTVFAMFLNSVPYYVAAIFLVYLLSIQLSIFPQSGNYAIGIEPGLTPIFISDVFYHATLPIASLVLTGFGGVAITMRGNSIQEIGEDYIRVAHLRGVPGRRIAVRYVGRNALLPMYTNLMISVGFMFGGSVILEEIFAYPGLGSYLLQAIHARDYPLMMGIFLVITAAVLLCILIADLTYGMIDPRVSEGEGKEAY
- a CDS encoding ABC transporter permease codes for the protein MAETNSTFDATDDRDSTSDGSTATRSELYKEWIDVAVLAPLRIAWNDWRTKAGSLIVLFYVLMGTVGLYLVPAPSQGQGPRLAGPFESMSYPLGTTQLGTSLLSELVYSTPPVLKMILAGAVFSTIMATIVGTISGYKGGAVDTVLTTFTDIAMTIPGLPLIILLIAVFEPESPYLIGIFLTINAWAGLARSIRSQVLSIRDHSYVEVSRIMGASTPKIIVDDVLPNIMPYVLINFVNSARGVIFGAVALFYLGLLSGFSSNWGITLNEAYTNAAIYSLDAVHWLLFPMIAIVGLSFGLVLFAQGTEKLFNPRIRARHADTVDDTAHYEE